In Clostridium ljungdahlii DSM 13528, the genomic window TTAATTTTAATTATAGCCTTTTTAATAGCTTTTTTTATAAGTGATGAATTTGCAATTGGATCACTTATATTAAGTTTTCCATTTGAAAAAACTTCATGGTATTTAGGTTTTTTTACACTAAAGCCTACAATTATTTTAATTATTTTATTATATTTAAAAATAATATTTAAAGCGTTAAAAGTATATAAAATTAAAAGTAAAAATATTAAATTCATATTTATAAATTTAATTAGTATGATAATTATAAATATAATTTCAAGTGTAATGGCGGTAAATCCATTAAAAAGTTTTTCGAGAATCATACAAAATTTAACACTTTATGGTTTATTGTTTTCATTTTGTCTATTAAATTATAATAAAATAAAAATTGAAAAATTAATTAATTATTATCTACTATCTGGCATAATTATATTGGCTTATGGATACTTTCAGATAATAGGTTATTACTTAGGTATAGATACATATTCATTACTAAGTAAATTTAATAATCCTAATTTTTATTATGGAACATGGGTGGTTGAGATAAATGGAAATGTATTTCCTAGGATGAATAGCTTTTTTGGAGATCCTTCAATGTTATGCGGCTTTTTAACTATAATATGTATGTTTATTTTATATAAAATAATAAATGAAAAAAAATATGTTTTTTTACTATATCTATTATTTTCGGTAATAGCATTAGGATTTACTTTTTCAAGAAGTGGTTGGATAGGTTTTATATTTATGTTAATGGTATATAGTCTGTTTAATATAAAAAAACATATAAAAGAAATATCAATTGGTATATTGCTTTGTTTAACACTTATTGTTGTTATGCAAAATTCAGGTGTTATAAAGTTAGATGTTTTATTAAATAGAATGAATCAAACTTTTGATTCAACAAATATTTCAACAAGTGGACATGAAAATTTTGCAAAATTAGCAATACAAGGCTTTAAAACAAGTCCAATAATTGGAATTGGATTAGGAAATTTTAGCGATTTCGTAGAAGAATATGGAATGACTCATAGTATGTATTTAAGTTTAATTTGCGAAACTGGTATATTAGGTACATTGCTATTTTTTAATATAATCAAAAAGCTATTAATGGACGGTATTAAGTTAAAAAGTAGTATTCAAAGTGTTGTTCCATGTGTATATTCTATAATTGGATTTTTAGTAAGCAATATAGCATATGACTATTCGAATCAATATTATTTTTGGGGCGTTTTAGCAATGTTGTTATATATTGAAAATATGTATGATAAAAAAGATTGCGTAAGCCAACACATTTCAGTACATATTAAAAAATTAGATAAGTCAACATGAATGCAATTTAAAAATAAATTTTGAGATAGTCTTGGAAATGTATGAACATTTTTATATGTTAAAAATTAATCTTTATTATGAAAATATAGTTTTATAAAAGGATGATGAAGATGATCCAACCTCTAATATATATAATTTTGGTTAACTATAATGGATACAAAGATACAATAGAATGTGTAAATAGCTTAATAAAGTTAAATTATTCCAATTACAAAATAGTAATAGTTGATAATGCATCGTCTGACGATTCAGTTAAAATTTTGAAAGAAGAATTAAATGATTGTAAAATTATAGAATCGAACAAAAACTTAGGATTTGCATATGGAAATAATTTAGGAATTAAATATGCGCTTGATAATAAAGCAGATTATGTATTATTGCTAAATAATGATACTTTAGTAGAAACAAGTTTTTTAACTAATATGATTAATTCATTTAATGTAAATAAAAGTATAGGGTTAGTTGGATGCAAAATAATGTACTATCCTCAAAAGAATATTATTTGGTATGGCGGAGGATATATAAATTGGTTCAAATTTATAGGAATTCATTATGGTGCAAAGCAAATTGATAAAGGTCAGTATGATCAAGAAAAAGAAATAGATTTTATGACAGGTTGCTGTATGCTTATAAAAAGAGAAGTTTTTGATAAGACAGGGTTTTTATCTGAAGATTATTTTATGTATCTTGAAGATGTAGATTTTTGTGTAAAGGTAAAAGATGCTGGTTATAAGATATGGTACAACCCTAAAGCTATTATTTATCATAAGGTTGGATTTTCTTCAGGTGGTGAAGAATCTGCCTTTTCTATTAAATGGAGTACTAGAAATAGACTTTTGTTTATGAAAAAGTATAAGAATAGAGTAAATAAATTAAGCTTTGCACTTACAAATATTTTATTTTATGTTACCCGGTGTATAAGGTATATTCAATACAAAGTAAGAGGACAAGATGATAAAGCAAATGCTATTATTAAAGCATTTCAAAAAAATAAATTTTGAAATAATTTATAAGAAGGGGGGTTATGATAATATGAAAATTTCTTCAAATACATTAGTATTAAATGAAAAAGGATATATAGATGGATTAATTAAAAATTTGATTGATGCAAAAATTGATGAAATAATATTTTTGGATGGTGGAAGTACTGATGGAACTTATGAAAAATTGTTGATGTATGAAAAAATTTATCCTCAGATTGTATTAGTTAAATGGAATCAGCCTATATCTTCACAATATAGGCAAGGATGGAGAGAAAAAGATAGACGAAATTTAATGTTAGGTATTAGTACAGGTGATTATATATTATTTATTGATGCGGATGAAAGAATTGATATTAATATTAAAAAAGTTGTATCTCTAATAGATGTAGATGGGATAATTACATATACATATCATTTTTGGAGAAGTAATAAAACTGTTAGGGTTAATAATATTAATGATATGGTATGGTCAAATCAAGCACAGTTAAGAATCATTAAAAGAAATGATTTGGTAAAATTTAATACGGTAGATAAAAATGGGTTACATTGCTATTTACAAAAAAAAGGCTAAAAATACATTTGGGTGCTAGCCAAAGTAAAATAAAAAATATTATAACAAAATTGTATATGAATGTTATTGAAAACTTTAAGTTATTACAATGTTCTGAGATTAGAATTTATCATTTACATTATATGAATTTAGAAAAAATGAAAATAAATGATTTAAGGAGTAATGAAAAAGACCGTAAATATATAATAGTAAAAAATTTTGAAGATGGATTGAAATATAATTATTATGAGGATAATGTTATTTGCCTGAAAGAAACGGATATTTTTCCAAATATACAAAAATATGTACGGAAGTATTAATGGGAGGATTTAAATTGAAAAATATATTATATATATCGTTAATAGATTGGTTTTGGATAAAGCAAAGACCTCAACATATTTCTGAATTTTTAAGTAGAAATAATAAGATTACATATGTTTCAATAAGAAGCTGGAGAAATAATACTAATGTAAATATAGCACATTCTAAAAATGATTATAATATAAATAAAAGTAACTTTAATGTAAATCCAAATATGAATATAATAAGAAAGAGACTTATTCCTAAAGAAAATAGTTGTAAATATATAAAAAATATTAATGATAAAATTATGTCAAATATTTTAAAGAGGTTAGATAAAGAAAATAATTATGATGTTATAATAATAACCCATCCTAAGCAATATGATATAATACCTAAAAATTTTTTTAATAGTAAACTATTTATATATGATTGTATGGATAATTACAAATGTTGGCCTAATTTCAATAAGAATAAGTTAATTAATAATGAAAAGAAGATAGTAGAGAGTAGTAAATATGTAATTACTACTAGTCAAGATTTGTATAATGAAATTATTAAATGTAATCCACATTTAATATCAAAAATTCATGTTGTAAACAATGGTGTAGATATTGAAACTTTCGATATTAATAAAATTAACAAGGTTGATGATGTTGATATATTTAAACAAAATAATAAAAAAAAAGTTGGATATATAGGAACTATAAGTATATGGATGGATTTAGATTTAATTAAAAATGTTGCTTTAAAAAATAGTAATATAGATTTTTATATAATAGGACCAGTGGAAAAAGGAACTAATTTAGAGAAATATTCTGATATAGAAAATATTATATTTACTGGTTCACAGCCATATTATAGTATTCCCAATATATTAAATGATCTAGATGTTTGCATTATGCCCTTTAAGAAAACTGATTTAGTTAAATCGGTAAATCCAGTAAAGATATATGAATATTTGGCTATGGGGAAACCTGTTATAGCTTTAAGATACGATGAAACTGAAAAATTTGGTGATTTAATTTATACGTATGAAACTCAAAAAGAATTTGAAAATTGTTTAAATAAAATATTACATCAGCAAGAAGAAAAATCAGTAATGGATAAAAGAAAAAGATTTGCAAAACAAAATAGTTGGAAATGTAGAACGAATCAAATAGAAAAATTTATAAATGAAGGTATGAAAAATAAATGAATAAAATTGTAAAAAATTTCAACTTTATGCTATTCGGAAATGTTTTTAGTAGAATAATCGGAGTCTTGTTAACAGTTTATTTAGCAAGAAAATTTGGACCAAGCTATTTTGGAATTATAAATTTTTCAAATGCATTTATAACTTATTTTTCAATGATTGCAAGTATGGGGCTGCAGTCATTAGGAATAGTAAAAATAGCAAAAGATAAAGAAAATATGAAAAAAGATGTTGATATCATATTAAGTCTTAGAACAATTCTATCAATAATAGCTTTTATTGTTTTATTAATAGTAACAATTTGCATAAATAAAGATATTAATACAAAAAAAATGATAGTTATTACGGGTATTTCAATATTAATAAATTCATTCTGTTTAGATTGGGTTTTTAACGCTTTACAAGAGATGAAATACATATCATATTCTATAATGATTAGTAGTTTTTTATCTTTTATACTTGTATTTATTCCTTTATACTTAAATATGTATACTAAAATATATATTGTTCCAATTGCATCAGCAATATCATCTATAATATCGAATATTTATTTAATAAATATTTATAAGAAAAAGGGAAAACATAAGATAAATTTTGTGGTTGATTTTGAGCAGTATAAAGATCTAATAAGTGCTGCCTGGCCTTTTTTCTTTTCAGGTATATTTGCAACAATAAATTGTAATATTGATACTTTAATGTTGGGATTTATGAGAAATAACTATGAAGTTGGATTATATAATTCTGTTTATAAATTGGTAAATGTTTTAACATTATTTGTTAGTTTTATTTTTGTACCTTTATATCCAGTATTCATAGAATATTATAACAATAAAAAATTTGATGACATTAGTATTGTTATAAATAAAGTAAGAAAATTAATGTATATAATTGCAATACCAATATTAGTAGTTGCGTTTACACTTAATCAAGAAACTATTAGAATATTATATGGGAATAAATATATAGGAGCATCTAAAGTTTTCACTATTTTAATTGCTTATGTGTCTATTTTTTATATAAGAGAGATATATGGATATGAGTTAACAGCGTGGGGACTTCAAAAAAAATATATGAAAATAGTATTAATCTCCTCAATGTTTAATGTAATATCTAATTTAATTTTTATACCTAAATATGGTATTAATGGTGCTGCCATAAACACACTTATAAGCGAGGTTATTAATATTGTACTTATGTATAGATTAAGTAGA contains:
- a CDS encoding O-antigen ligase family protein yields the protein MIILICLILIIAFLIAFFISDEFAIGSLILSFPFEKTSWYLGFFTLKPTIILIILLYLKIIFKALKVYKIKSKNIKFIFINLISMIIINIISSVMAVNPLKSFSRIIQNLTLYGLLFSFCLLNYNKIKIEKLINYYLLSGIIILAYGYFQIIGYYLGIDTYSLLSKFNNPNFYYGTWVVEINGNVFPRMNSFFGDPSMLCGFLTIICMFILYKIINEKKYVFLLYLLFSVIALGFTFSRSGWIGFIFMLMVYSLFNIKKHIKEISIGILLCLTLIVVMQNSGVIKLDVLLNRMNQTFDSTNISTSGHENFAKLAIQGFKTSPIIGIGLGNFSDFVEEYGMTHSMYLSLICETGILGTLLFFNIIKKLLMDGIKLKSSIQSVVPCVYSIIGFLVSNIAYDYSNQYYFWGVLAMLLYIENMYDKKDCVSQHISVHIKKLDKST
- a CDS encoding glycosyltransferase family 2 protein; this encodes MKISSNTLVLNEKGYIDGLIKNLIDAKIDEIIFLDGGSTDGTYEKLLMYEKIYPQIVLVKWNQPISSQYRQGWREKDRRNLMLGISTGDYILFIDADERIDINIKKVVSLIDVDGIITYTYHFWRSNKTVRVNNINDMVWSNQAQLRIIKRNDLVKFNTVDKNGLHCYLQKKG
- a CDS encoding glycosyltransferase, which translates into the protein MKNILYISLIDWFWIKQRPQHISEFLSRNNKITYVSIRSWRNNTNVNIAHSKNDYNINKSNFNVNPNMNIIRKRLIPKENSCKYIKNINDKIMSNILKRLDKENNYDVIIITHPKQYDIIPKNFFNSKLFIYDCMDNYKCWPNFNKNKLINNEKKIVESSKYVITTSQDLYNEIIKCNPHLISKIHVVNNGVDIETFDINKINKVDDVDIFKQNNKKKVGYIGTISIWMDLDLIKNVALKNSNIDFYIIGPVEKGTNLEKYSDIENIIFTGSQPYYSIPNILNDLDVCIMPFKKTDLVKSVNPVKIYEYLAMGKPVIALRYDETEKFGDLIYTYETQKEFENCLNKILHQQEEKSVMDKRKRFAKQNSWKCRTNQIEKFINEGMKNK
- a CDS encoding glycosyltransferase family 2 protein, with protein sequence MIQPLIYIILVNYNGYKDTIECVNSLIKLNYSNYKIVIVDNASSDDSVKILKEELNDCKIIESNKNLGFAYGNNLGIKYALDNKADYVLLLNNDTLVETSFLTNMINSFNVNKSIGLVGCKIMYYPQKNIIWYGGGYINWFKFIGIHYGAKQIDKGQYDQEKEIDFMTGCCMLIKREVFDKTGFLSEDYFMYLEDVDFCVKVKDAGYKIWYNPKAIIYHKVGFSSGGEESAFSIKWSTRNRLLFMKKYKNRVNKLSFALTNILFYVTRCIRYIQYKVRGQDDKANAIIKAFQKNKF
- a CDS encoding flippase — protein: MNKIVKNFNFMLFGNVFSRIIGVLLTVYLARKFGPSYFGIINFSNAFITYFSMIASMGLQSLGIVKIAKDKENMKKDVDIILSLRTILSIIAFIVLLIVTICINKDINTKKMIVITGISILINSFCLDWVFNALQEMKYISYSIMISSFLSFILVFIPLYLNMYTKIYIVPIASAISSIISNIYLINIYKKKGKHKINFVVDFEQYKDLISAAWPFFFSGIFATINCNIDTLMLGFMRNNYEVGLYNSVYKLVNVLTLFVSFIFVPLYPVFIEYYNNKKFDDISIVINKVRKLMYIIAIPILVVAFTLNQETIRILYGNKYIGASKVFTILIAYVSIFYIREIYGYELTAWGLQKKYMKIVLISSMFNVISNLIFIPKYGINGAAINTLISEVINIVLMYRLSRKTLHIKYDNKYIFHIIISAIFMAIIIYVTKIAATNIFVLIITAGIVYCISILKLKVVTIQEIKGLIGGKK